CAGCGACCGCCACCACCGTCACATCAAGGCCGGCATCGGTCCGGAAAAAGGTGTCCGGTTCCAGGTCAAACTGCGACGTGGCGAGGGGAAGGCCGTTGACTCCGTTTTGGAAGTTGAATTCCAGTCGCGAGAAACGGGCGGACGCTGCGTCGGGCAGGACATGGTTGTTTGTCAGGGCCCAACCGCGGCGAGATCATGAATCCGGTGCCGAAGGAGCGGATCTGGAACCGGTCCCGGACGATCACCCTGCCGACACTGCGTGAAACCGTCATATCCAGTTCCAGGAACGCGATGCCAAGCAAGTTGTTTCCGCTGATGATCCGCTCCGGCACTGGATCATCCAGGTCCTTGCCCCGTATTGCCGGGGAGGTGTCCTCGGTCGCCCTGAGTGCATCTACAACCACCGGCTGACGCAGGACCCGCCGGGTGCGCAGTTCCAGCCGTTCCGGCGCATCCACGTTGAGGATGCTTCCTTGCGCGGTATGTGCTTCAGCGATCTTTTCTTCCGTGCCCGCACGTGGACCCCGCCGCGCCTGGAACCGTGACTGGGTGGCGGTGAGCACATCTTCCGGTATTACCATTGGTCCCGTCCTCGGGTTTCACTTCGCAAGGGAGCCACTGCCCGCTTCGGCAAGAGCGCCGGATCAAACTAGCTTGCGTTCGTGGGTGCCTGGACCAAACCCGCGCCGACGTCCACCGGATCCGTACCGGCTTTAAGCGGCTTGAACGTTCCGGAAGCGATCAGTTTGGACTGCAGGAGCACCGGACTCAGCGGTCCCTGCGCAAGAAGACGTTCCGCCCAAAGCGCCGCCACGCCCGCAACATGCGGGGTGGCCATGCTGGTTCCGCTGATGGTTTTGGTGCCGCCGTTGAGCCAGGCGCTGAAAACCCCGACGCCGGGACCCGCCACGGTCGCCATCGTATTCGAGAAGGGTGCAACAGTGAGTCCTCCGCCCCCGTCTGCCAGGGCGGCAACGGAAGTAATGCCAAAGGCCGCAGCCGGCGGGGCAACATTGATCTCGTAGGCTGGATTGCCGGTGCGTTCACTTTCGTTGCCGGCGGCTGCGACGACGATCGTCGTCTGGGCGACTGAGGCCCGGGCGTTGAGGAGGTTGGCAAGCTGTTCAAAGAGCCTGACGTTGGCGCGGTAGCCTTCGAGGGCTATGGATGTGGCGGCGGGGATGGACAGGCCGTTCACGTTGACCAGCTCATCCACCCAGCCGGGGAAGTCCATTCCCAACGACATGGAGATGACGTGGGCGCCGTTGTCGGCTGCCCACAGCATTGCGGTGGCAAGGATGTCGCTGCTGCCGCCGTTCGGGCCTCCGAGGACTTTGCCGATCACCGCCTTCTGTACGCCACGTGCGACGCCGATCCGCTGGCCGGTGAGGTCCCGGCCGAAGATCGTCCCCGCGCAGTGCGTGCCGTGGCCGTTGTCGTCGTCGGCGCTGCCGGCACCCGTGAAGTCTTTCGTGACCAGGTTGACACCGGTGAACGCCGGATGGGTGGCGTCGATGCCGGTGTCCAGGACCGACACTGTAACCCCGGCGCCCGTGAAGGGCGAAGTATCTGCGCCCACAGCCTTGACGCCCCATGTCACAGCAGCAGCGGCCGCTGCAGCATCGGCTTCGAGGGGTTCGATGAGCTTCATCGGCATCGCGGGGGCGAAGCCGAGGACTGTCGGGTCATTCCGCAACGCGTTGAGGGTGGCACTCGAAGGGTTCTCGTCACTCTCGACCGTCATACCCACGGCGCGTTCAGCGATGTTCTGAACGGCGCTTTCCAGCCCAGGGGCTGCTCCCGGTCCATCGAAAGGATCGCGGGTGGCGCCCAGGGAAGGGGCTCGCAGAATGACGATTTTTTGGTTGAGCAGCTCGGGCATCTTGGGCTCCTTGGCCTCTACACGGAAGGGTTTGCGTCTCGGACGCAACGGCTGTCTTCAAAGGTGGACGTCTGGTTCCACATGATGCCAGTCCTACGTCCGGCGGCGTTACACCGGCGTTACCGGTCGGGTCCTATTCTTCTTCACCGGGCCGGCAACTTGCAGGGCCGCCGGCTATAACGACCGCGGCAACCGGCCCTGGGTCCAGCTGAACTTCTCATCGGACAACCCGGTAGCGCACATGCGTCACCAAACTTGTACCGCTCACGTCCAGCGGCTCCAGCCTGAGATTTCCGACGCTGTCCAGGAGACGCTCGCCCCCTCCGAGGATGAGCGGCGCGGTGTGGAGGCGCAACTCGTCGATCAGCCCGGCGGAAAGGTATTGCTGCACGGTTTTCGCTCCTCCGGCTACGGCGATGTCCTTGCCCGCCGCAGCTTCCCGCGCCTGGGCAAGTGCGGACTCGATCCCGTCGGACACGAAGTTGAAAGTAGTGCCGCCTTTCATCTTCAACGGAGGGCGTGGGTGATGAGTCAGGACAAACACGGGGGCGTGATAAGGCGGTTCGTCACCCCACCAGCCACGCCAGTCCTCATTCCATGGTCCTGGTCCGGGTCCTGCGTACATGTTGCGGCCCATGATGAAGGCGCCTGCCAGGAGAATGCCCTCAATCGCCGCCGCATTCGCTTCGGGTTCTTCGAACATCCAGCGGTGGAGGTCCTCTCCGCCCTCGCCCAACGGCTCGGACATGCTCTGGTTCGGCCCGGCGATGTATCCGTCGAGCGACATGGTGAGGTCACATGTAACGCTGTTCATGGCTTCCTTGCGGGCTGGGCAGAAACAATAAGAACGCGGGACGATACCGGCAATGCTAATGGGGCTCCGCTGTGGCTGGAAGGTGTGTGGGGTTTTGCCCCGTCGGCTGTCTGAGAGACGTCTCTCCCTAAGGAAACGGGGGGCAATTGTCCGTTGACTTTCCAGTTGAACGTGAGGATCCTCGATCTTACATATTCGGTGTAGTAAACCCTGCTGAAATCGGGCTGCCATGGGCAATGATGACGGTGGAATTTTGGAATTGGACCTCATGGGCTCCTGGCAAATTCGCCGGGAGGGGCGAGTCGTCCACGTTGCTGCACGGCAACAGCGCCTTATCGCGGCACTGGCAGTCCACGGTGCCAGCCTCCGGAATTACCTTGCCGGCATGCTTTGGCCTGACTATCCGGATGCCAAGGCCCTGGAAAGTCTCCGGGTAGCGGTCCACCTGATGACCAGGCAGGTACCAGGCCTGCTGGTGAAGGATGGGGCCCTGCTGTCCCTGGACAACCGGGTTGCTGTGGACCTGCACAGGGTCCGCGCCCTGCTGAAGGATGCCGCCGTCGCGAACACTGGCACCACGTGGACCCTGCTGCGGGACTTGCGCGACCTGGATTTCCTGCCTGGCTGGTACGAGGACTGGGTATTGTTCGAGCAGAGCCGGCTACGGCACGACCTGCTTCGAGCTTTTACGCTGGTCTCACGGCAGTTCGCTGCCGGCGGGGATCACGAGGCCGCCGCGGAAGCGGCTGTGGCCGCCCTGGAAATAGAACCCCTCTACGAGAGCGCGGTACGGGTCCTTGTCACGTCAGAACTGGCGCAGGGTAACCTTGCCGCCGCTCTTCTCGCCTACGACAAATACCAGGAACGGCTGCTGGAGGACATGGGTGTTCGACCTTCCGAAGGTTTGCGGCAGCTGATCAACGGGATCATAAGGTCCCCTGCCCCGGCCGCTTGAGGGCGGAAGGGCGGCGCCGACGTCGCGGCACGCGCTGAGGATGTGGCTGTGGTGCAGAGGCCAGCTTCCAGGAGTTCAGCATCGTCAGGGCTTCTGCCAATGGCATGTGCAGCGCGGGACCGTGCCCGGGGAGTATGACTGTGGTGCCTACGCCGTACAAGCGGTGGAGTACAGCAAGAGCAGCGGTCGGGTCGGCGTGGTACATGGGATGGAGCATTTGCGGTCCGACGGCTCGGCTAAGCGGGTGGCCGCCAACAAATGAATCCCCGACGGCGATCGCGCCGGCCCGAGGCAAGAAAATTGCGGCGCTGCCTGGCGTGTGGCCGGGCAGCAGAATCGCTTCAGGTGAGCCTGGCAGGGTCTGGAGTTTCCCAGGGTCCCATGCCCGGGCTTGGGCTGCCGGCTTTGCCGTAAGCGCTCCTGCCTGTATGACGTGGACCATCCAGCGGAAGACACGTGGGCGCCACGCCCGGACGACGACCTGGCTGAACCTCACCTGGTGCTTTTCCTTCCCCTGGACGTGGGCCAGCTCTTCGGGGGCGCACAGGATGGGTGTTCCATATGACGTGGAGAAGAACGCCGCTGAGCCGGTATGGTCCACATGGCCGTGGGTAATCAGGACGGCCCTGGCGCCGGCAGGATTCAGGCCCAGATGGCGGATCGACTCCAGGACCAGAGGCCGGTCTGCGGGGTAGCCGCTGTCAATGAGGATGAAGCCGGTCTGGTCGCGGGCCACGATCCAGTTGGAAGCTGGTCCTTCGACGAAATACACGCCGGGCGCCTGCTCGGAAACACTGCCAGCAGGGCTCCATCCATGGGGTGAGTGCGGCACGGGTTCATCCTAGCGGGCCATGCCGGCGGCATTTCAGGGCTCCGTTTACACAAGCGGCCATGGGTAGCGCATGCCGGTGTGGTCAACCGGCAGCACGCCTTCGCGCAGCACGCGCCGCACCCTGCGCTGCAGGGCGGCGACTTCCAATTCGTCGAGGACGGCAGCCATGGCGGACGGCACGGCCTGTGCCAAAGGCGTGACGTCCGCGAGCAGGGAACCGGGGACGGGATCACCGGCGAACTCCCAGATGACCGTGCGCAGCTTGAACCCGGCTGAGAAGCACAGCCCGTGGTCGATGCTCCACACCCGTCCGTCATGGCCGCGCAAAACGTGTCCGCTCTTGCGGTCGGTGTTGTTGGCGATGTAGTCGAAAAGCGCGATTTGCATAAGGCAGGGGTGGGTCTCCGGCGCATGGGAGTAGAGCGTGAAGTAATGCTCACGGAAGTCGCACTCGACGAACCACTGCAAAGAACCAATCCCCATTGGGGCTTCCGGACGGATCACCGTTGGCGGCACCAGGCCCCACCCCAGGTACTCACTGAGCAGGTACGCCGCGTATTCCCGCTTGTACAGTCCCGGCTCGAAGTCGGACAGCGGCCGTTCCCCGGCCTCCGGCTTGTAGATGGCGCAGGCAGAATCCTCCCCGCTGGAGACGCGGACCAGGAAAGTCCCGTTGCTGCTGCGCGGCATGCGCCCAAGCAGCTCGACGCGGCCCCCGCCGAGGAGTGTCAGCTCCCGTCCCGACATCTGGTCCATGTCATGGCACCCGCAGCCCGCTCAGGGGCTCCGACGTCGAATTCACCGTCAGCACGGCAGGTGCCTGGCCCTCCACGTAAGAAATGGCCGACACCGAACCGGGGCTGATGACGATCCGCTGGAACAGGTCCAGGTGCATCCCCAGGGCATGGGCCACAGCCGCCTTGATGGGGTCGGCATGGGAGAAACATACGACGACGGCCCCTGGGAATGCGGCACGCAGCACCTCGAGTGCTCCCACAATCCGGGACTGCATCTCCAGGAAGCTCTCCCCGTCGGGGAAACGGAACGTCGAAGGACTGTGCTGGACCGCCTGCCACTGGGGCAGGCCGGCCAGGTCGGCGAGCGCAGCGCCGGTCCACCCGCCGAAGTCGCATTCGGTCAGTCCTGCGTCCTCGTCCACCACCAGCCCGGTGCGGACCGCCGAAGGCTCGGCAGTCTCCCGGGCACGCTCCAGCGGCGAGGAGTACAGCGCGTCAACCGGAACCGCAGCCAGCCGTTCGGCCACCCCCTCCGCCTGTGCCCGGCCCCGGTCCGAAAGATGCAGCCCAGGTGCCCGCCCGGGCAACACCATGCCCGTGGTCGGCGTCTCCCCGTGGCGCACCAGCAGGAGAAGGGTGCTCTTAGCAGTCATCAGGCTAAGCGTAGCGGCAGGGGCCCCACCCGAGCTTGCGAGGGAAGGGGGAGCAGCGGAGCGGTAGCGGCAGGGGCCCCGCCCGAGCTTGCGAGGGAAGGGGGAGCCGCGAAGTGGTAAGCCGTCCAACGGTGTCCGCGGGATAATCCCGGAAATCCTCGATTCCCTGCAGGTGCGGGGATTACGGTATAGGGGTGAGTGATCGTCCAGATATCTTCACAGTT
The window above is part of the Pseudarthrobacter sp. NS4 genome. Proteins encoded here:
- a CDS encoding S8 family peptidase translates to MPELLNQKIVILRAPSLGATRDPFDGPGAAPGLESAVQNIAERAVGMTVESDENPSSATLNALRNDPTVLGFAPAMPMKLIEPLEADAAAAAAAVTWGVKAVGADTSPFTGAGVTVSVLDTGIDATHPAFTGVNLVTKDFTGAGSADDDNGHGTHCAGTIFGRDLTGQRIGVARGVQKAVIGKVLGGPNGGSSDILATAMLWAADNGAHVISMSLGMDFPGWVDELVNVNGLSIPAATSIALEGYRANVRLFEQLANLLNARASVAQTTIVVAAAGNESERTGNPAYEINVAPPAAAFGITSVAALADGGGGLTVAPFSNTMATVAGPGVGVFSAWLNGGTKTISGTSMATPHVAGVAALWAERLLAQGPLSPVLLQSKLIASGTFKPLKAGTDPVDVGAGLVQAPTNAS
- a CDS encoding dihydrofolate reductase family protein, coding for MNSVTCDLTMSLDGYIAGPNQSMSEPLGEGGEDLHRWMFEEPEANAAAIEGILLAGAFIMGRNMYAGPGPGPWNEDWRGWWGDEPPYHAPVFVLTHHPRPPLKMKGGTTFNFVSDGIESALAQAREAAAGKDIAVAGGAKTVQQYLSAGLIDELRLHTAPLILGGGERLLDSVGNLRLEPLDVSGTSLVTHVRYRVVR
- a CDS encoding AfsR/SARP family transcriptional regulator; this translates as MGNDDGGILELDLMGSWQIRREGRVVHVAARQQRLIAALAVHGASLRNYLAGMLWPDYPDAKALESLRVAVHLMTRQVPGLLVKDGALLSLDNRVAVDLHRVRALLKDAAVANTGTTWTLLRDLRDLDFLPGWYEDWVLFEQSRLRHDLLRAFTLVSRQFAAGGDHEAAAEAAVAALEIEPLYESAVRVLVTSELAQGNLAAALLAYDKYQERLLEDMGVRPSEGLRQLINGIIRSPAPAA
- a CDS encoding MBL fold metallo-hydrolase; translated protein: MPHSPHGWSPAGSVSEQAPGVYFVEGPASNWIVARDQTGFILIDSGYPADRPLVLESIRHLGLNPAGARAVLITHGHVDHTGSAAFFSTSYGTPILCAPEELAHVQGKEKHQVRFSQVVVRAWRPRVFRWMVHVIQAGALTAKPAAQARAWDPGKLQTLPGSPEAILLPGHTPGSAAIFLPRAGAIAVGDSFVGGHPLSRAVGPQMLHPMYHADPTAALAVLHRLYGVGTTVILPGHGPALHMPLAEALTMLNSWKLASAPQPHPQRVPRRRRRPSALKRPGQGTL
- a CDS encoding SCO1664 family protein — encoded protein: MSGRELTLLGGGRVELLGRMPRSSNGTFLVRVSSGEDSACAIYKPEAGERPLSDFEPGLYKREYAAYLLSEYLGWGLVPPTVIRPEAPMGIGSLQWFVECDFREHYFTLYSHAPETHPCLMQIALFDYIANNTDRKSGHVLRGHDGRVWSIDHGLCFSAGFKLRTVIWEFAGDPVPGSLLADVTPLAQAVPSAMAAVLDELEVAALQRRVRRVLREGVLPVDHTGMRYPWPLV
- a CDS encoding MSMEG_4193 family putative phosphomutase; this translates as MTAKSTLLLLVRHGETPTTGMVLPGRAPGLHLSDRGRAQAEGVAERLAAVPVDALYSSPLERARETAEPSAVRTGLVVDEDAGLTECDFGGWTGAALADLAGLPQWQAVQHSPSTFRFPDGESFLEMQSRIVGALEVLRAAFPGAVVVCFSHADPIKAAVAHALGMHLDLFQRIVISPGSVSAISYVEGQAPAVLTVNSTSEPLSGLRVP